Genomic segment of Picrophilus oshimae DSM 9789:
CAGATGAAAATACTGATCCATTTTTATATGATAAAAGGTCTGGACTGTACAGGGCTCCAGCATACCTTTATAATGTTATAAAGAAGAGATATCCTGACGCTATAGATGATGTTATAAATCATAAAAGCCTTGATATAAATGCTGATATAAATTTAAGGCCATATCAAATTAAATCTATAGAGATGTGGGCTAAAAATGATTACAACGGTGTTATAGTGCTTCCAACTGCGGCCGGCAAAACCATGATAGGAATATACGCAATAAACATGCTTAAAACAACAACGCTTGTGATAGCACCAACAATAGAGCTTGTGCAGCAGTGGAGGGATAAACTTAAAAGGTTTTTTGGAATAGAAATAGGCCAGATAGGCGGCGGTGAAAAGGATATAAAGGATATAACAGTTATTACATATGATTCCGCATATTTAATGGCAGAGAGCCTGGGGAACATGTTCGAGCTTTTAATAGCCGATGAGGTTCATCACATGGCTGCAGAGAGCTATATACAGATAGCAAAGATGTACGCATCAAGGTACAGGCTTGGTTTAACAGCAACGTATGAAAGGCCGGATAAAAACCATGAATTACTTGAAAATTACATGGGCGGAAAGATCTTTGAGCTTGGTTATGAGCAGCTAAACGATTACATATCAAATTTTAAAATCTTCAGGATACCTGTGGAGCTGGATGATGATATGGAAATTGAATATGAGAGGAATAGAAAGATCTTTCTTGATTATATACATAATCATGATATAAAGATAAATGGCAACATGGACTTTGAGCATTTCATATTATCATCATGGAATCCTGAAGGCCGTGAGGCACTGATGGCATGGAGAAGATCCAGGGAGATAGCATACAATCCAAAGGGTAAGATAGAATATCTTAGATACATTCTCAGCAAACATCCTGGAAAGAAGACGATAATATTCTCTGAGGATACAAACACAGCGTACATGATATCAAGGGAGTTCCTTGTACCAGCACTTACATATCTCACACCGCCGAAGGAGAGGAAAAGATACCTTGAGATGTTCCGTGATGGCAGGATAACTGTTCTTGCAACATCAAGAATACTTGATGAGGGTGTTGATGTCCCTGATGCATCGATTGCCGTTATAATGAGCGGTTCGGGCAGCACAAGGCAGTTCAGGCAGCGCCTTGGAAGGATATTAAGGCCGGCACCAGGTAAGGAAAGCATACTTTATGAGCTTGTTTCAAGCAATACTTACGAGTATGGAACCTCGAGAAGGAGGAGAAAAGGTGTTCCCATCGGACTTGATGATAGCGCGTAAGACAAAGACCGGTATAATATACCCTGTTTTTCTATCCGATGATAATATTGATTATGCCAGGGCCGTAATATCTGCATTTACAGAGAATACAGGTAAAAAAAAGGAGGTAATAGAAAATAATTTAAAGGAAATAGAGTTGAAATTCCAGAATGCAAAGATTATAAGGGCCCTATCATTAATAATGATGAGAAAATCAATATTTGTGCCTCCTGTTAATATAGATGCCCAGGCATTAAGGGAATACATATTCTCAATGGCAAGGATACCACCAATAAACAGTAATGAAAGGGAAATGATACTCAAAAGCGCTGCCGAGTCATTTAATATTGATTATATCGATATTGAGAATGCAATCTATGCTGACAAGGACAGCGAGAGCATACTTGAAAGGCCATACAATACAGACGAGGGTAAACTTATAAGAGAGTACAACCTTGAGCAGCTTGAAACCGTCCTTTTAAAATGCACGGAATTAAACATCTCAAATGCAAGCGACTGGCACTTTGTAATAACAAGGATAAGAAGGCTTGGACTCTTATATGAGATCAAAAATGATGGTGATAAAATAATTTCAGTAAATATCACGGGCCCAATGGCATTATTCGAAAATACAGAAAGATACGGGTCAAAATTTTCAATGTTAATAAGATCGATATATAAAATGAATGAATGGTCATTAACTGCCTCGATAAAGGTAAAAGATTTCTCAGGCGATAAAAACATTTATACATTAAAATTAAGCGATAGTGCAAAGTTCTTTCTGCCCTCTGGGACCATTAAACCAGAGCATTTACCGGAGCATGTCAGCAGGGGATATCCAATAATAATAAACAACAAATTTTACTTTCCTGATTATATTATAGATCTTGATGAAAGGATATATGTAAGCATAAACAGTGATGAAAGACCGGATAATCTTAACTGGATCAATGTTTATATACTATCAGATAGGGATAAGAAGAAGCCTGGAAGCATAGCCTTTTACAATGACATGGACTGGGATGAATTGTTTAACCTAATATCCAAAAAAAGGAATTTAAGCTCCGAGATTGATAATTATTCAATAGATGAGATAAAGAAAAAACTTGATCAGATTTACCCGGACTCACAGGGGATGATCGATTACCTTGAATCGCAGGGCCTTATTCCGCTTAGGGTGCTTCCGGAGCTTGGATACAAGATAAAATGGAAAAACCTTGACATAATAATTGAAAAGGCCTAGAATTTTGGAAAGAGAAATTTGGCCCTGCCATCTGAAATCTCCATGAAACCAGTATCATAAAGCCTTTCCATGTTGTTTAAGTTTACGATTTCATTTGTTCCTGACATAAAAAGGGAGCCATTTTTCATCGCTATTATATTATCGCACAGCATGTATGCAAGATTAACGTCGTGAAGCACAATTATGATGGTTTTCCCAGAATTTTTCATATCCTTTATGATTTTAAAAAGCCTGGATTCGTGGTTTGGGTCAAGGAAGCTGTTCGGCTCATCAAGCATTACTATATCAGGATCACGGTACATCACGGAGGCAAGCATAACAAGACGCCTCTCACCACCGCTCAGCCTGTTAAAATCCTTATATAAAAGATCCTTTATTCCTGTGCTGGTTGATATCTTATTTATAAGTTCATCATCCTGATCATCATTATATCTCGACATTTCAATGACGTCTATGGCCTTTAGGTTCATTGTCGATGGTATCTCCTGGAATACTATGCCTATTAACCTGGCACGCTCAATATGCGGTATCTCCTTTACATCGCGGCCGTTTATGTAAATTTTCCCTGACCATTCCTTTATGTAATTTATTATTATATTAAGCAGTGTTGATTTTCCAGAGCCGTTTGGGCCTATGATGCCGGTAATCTTTTTATCCTCTATTGTCAATTTTTCTATCTTTAATTTAAAGCCATTATCATAATAAAGATTTTTTATCTCAACTGGCAAGGCGCTCACCCGATATTCTATTTAATATATAGATAAAGAATGGAACGCCCATTATGCCTGTAATAATGCCTATTGGTATTACAACGCCCGGTACAACGATATGTGCTATATCATTTGCAGATATTAGTATTATTGAGCTTATTATTGCAGATACCGGTATTACATATTTATTTCTTCCACCAAAGAGTATTCTTGAGATATGCGGTGTTACAAGACCAACAAAGCCTATCAAACCGCTTATTGAAACAACAGCCGATACGCTTATACCAACAAGTATAAATGATATGAACTTGGTGCGTTCCACGTTTACACCTATGGAATGCGCGTATCTTTCACCGATGCCAATTGCATCAAGTTCATTTGAATAAAAATATAATATAATTGAGATAAATATTACGATTATTGATACAGGTATTAAATTATTATATGTTATTCCCTGTAATGATCCAAGAAGCCAGAAAAAAGCCTCGTCCTCTATCTTTATGTCTGAAAATAATAAAAATGCCATTATCGATGATAAAAAGAATGATACAGATATGCCTGTTAAAAGCAGGTAAAGTATGTTGGAATAACCGTGTCTCACCGATATAATATATATAAAAATAACCGTCATTACAGAGAATATGA
This window contains:
- a CDS encoding DEAD/DEAH box helicase family protein is translated as MRIYYDAGTIVSDENTDPFLYDKRSGLYRAPAYLYNVIKKRYPDAIDDVINHKSLDINADINLRPYQIKSIEMWAKNDYNGVIVLPTAAGKTMIGIYAINMLKTTTLVIAPTIELVQQWRDKLKRFFGIEIGQIGGGEKDIKDITVITYDSAYLMAESLGNMFELLIADEVHHMAAESYIQIAKMYASRYRLGLTATYERPDKNHELLENYMGGKIFELGYEQLNDYISNFKIFRIPVELDDDMEIEYERNRKIFLDYIHNHDIKINGNMDFEHFILSSWNPEGREALMAWRRSREIAYNPKGKIEYLRYILSKHPGKKTIIFSEDTNTAYMISREFLVPALTYLTPPKERKRYLEMFRDGRITVLATSRILDEGVDVPDASIAVIMSGSGSTRQFRQRLGRILRPAPGKESILYELVSSNTYEYGTSRRRRKGVPIGLDDSA
- a CDS encoding DUF790 family protein, whose amino-acid sequence is MFPSDLMIARKTKTGIIYPVFLSDDNIDYARAVISAFTENTGKKKEVIENNLKEIELKFQNAKIIRALSLIMMRKSIFVPPVNIDAQALREYIFSMARIPPINSNEREMILKSAAESFNIDYIDIENAIYADKDSESILERPYNTDEGKLIREYNLEQLETVLLKCTELNISNASDWHFVITRIRRLGLLYEIKNDGDKIISVNITGPMALFENTERYGSKFSMLIRSIYKMNEWSLTASIKVKDFSGDKNIYTLKLSDSAKFFLPSGTIKPEHLPEHVSRGYPIIINNKFYFPDYIIDLDERIYVSINSDERPDNLNWINVYILSDRDKKKPGSIAFYNDMDWDELFNLISKKRNLSSEIDNYSIDEIKKKLDQIYPDSQGMIDYLESQGLIPLRVLPELGYKIKWKNLDIIIEKA
- a CDS encoding ABC transporter ATP-binding protein translates to MPVEIKNLYYDNGFKLKIEKLTIEDKKITGIIGPNGSGKSTLLNIIINYIKEWSGKIYINGRDVKEIPHIERARLIGIVFQEIPSTMNLKAIDVIEMSRYNDDQDDELINKISTSTGIKDLLYKDFNRLSGGERRLVMLASVMYRDPDIVMLDEPNSFLDPNHESRLFKIIKDMKNSGKTIIIVLHDVNLAYMLCDNIIAMKNGSLFMSGTNEIVNLNNMERLYDTGFMEISDGRAKFLFPKF
- a CDS encoding FecCD family ABC transporter permease: MRYVYTKIIILLFLLFLIFFISLFIGPVYIPASRILDILLEEIFRINMHVKYSSYEIVVYLREPEILGAVIVGSSLGIGGAVVQSIFKNPITEPYIIGISSGSALGAVISLFLGLFSFVFLQGFSFIFSVMTVIFIYIISVRHGYSNILYLLLTGISVSFFLSSIMAFLLFSDIKIEDEAFFWLLGSLQGITYNNLIPVSIIVIFISIILYFYSNELDAIGIGERYAHSIGVNVERTKFISFILVGISVSAVVSISGLIGFVGLVTPHISRILFGGRNKYVIPVSAIISSIILISANDIAHIVVPGVVIPIGIITGIMGVPFFIYILNRISGERLAS